In Shewanella glacialimarina, the genomic stretch CCAGAAAAGCCGCCGTCAAAAATAGAAAAACAACCTAAGTCAGGCTTTAAACGAGTACGAGAAATAGATTGCACCATTCCAGCATGGATAACACTACTTGCAGTGGTATTGGATAATACATGGGAAACTGAATGACACAGTTTTAGTAAAATATCGTCGTTTTTAACGGTTTGAGAAGCGTTCATGGCATACACCTTATTTTTATAATTAAGCTAATCTTGCGGGTAAAATGATAAAAAATCAAAATTAAAACAACTCTTTAGCATAAAATATGAGTCAACATTGCATTTAACAAATTAAACTATTGATTTACAATAAATTAATAAATTATAGCTGTTATTTAAATTTTTTCTATTAAATGTATGTTGCCTCACATTTTTGCGACAATAAACTCCTGTAAAGTCAATTAATCTTTATAATCAACGGCTTCTAGGGTTTATAATTTTAAGGATAAAAATGATAGCTTCATTACGTCAGTTAACCATATTAAAACGCCTATTTATCATGCTAATTCTTGCGGCAATCGGTACTGTATGTTTTGGTAGTTTTTCCGTTAAAGAACAATATGACAATCTGGTTAATGAAAAATATCATCAATTAGCGGGTAATATTGTCCAATTCAATGCAACAGTGGAGGAATTAGCCTCTCAAAACACCCCTAGTTTAACCATTGTAGCCATTCTTGATGCTATTAATCAGCAAGCTCAAAATCCTATTTATCTGCTAGATAACAACAAAAAGCTATTATCACCGTCTACTGATGTTTTTTTTGCTAATGCCGACATAACCAAGATAACCGATATCAATGGCAATTTGAGTCTTAATGCAATGCTTGATTTAGCTAAAAGACAGGGGTTATCGAATGGGTCAATTACATTCACTATAAATGGCCACTCTCAAACACGTTTATTATCAATAAAATATGATAACCGACAGCAACATTATGTACTTTCTTATGCCGATAATGACAGCATTAATACAGCACTCAAGAGTATCATAATTGACTACTTAATCATTATGATGATGATTTCTTTGCCTATTTTTATCTTCTTCTTATTGCTTAATCATTCAATCACCCAACCTATCAATATCGCCATCAAAACTATGCGGGACATTGCCGCAGGTGAAGGCGATTTACGTCAACGACTGGATGAAAATGGTAAAGATGAAGTCTCTGAATTAGCCAAAGCATTTAACTTGTTTGTCGTCAAAATTGCTAATGTTGTTGCAGAATTAAATCCAATATGCAATCAACTCAATATCAATGCCAACGAGTTATTAAAGGCGGTTAGCACCTCACAGCAGAGCAGTCAAAATGTGAATCAAGAAACCCAAAGTGTTGCAGCTGCAATTCATGAGATGTTAACTACAACCCAAGATATGGCACGTAACACTCAACAAACCGCTGAAAATGCCAATAAAGTGACTGTAGAGGCCAAACATGGTCAACAATTGATGTTATCGACAGTGGTTCAAAGTGAGGCGCTAGGCAATGAGCTACAACATAATGTGCAAGTCAGCGAAAGCTTATCCCTTGCATCCAATGAAATAAGCTCTATTTTAGATGTGATTAAAGCGATTGCAGACCAAACTAACTTACTGGCTTTAAATGCCGCCATTGAAGCCGCACGCGCGGGTAGCCATGGGCGTGGCTTTGCGGTTGTAGCAGATGAAGTGAGGGCTCTGGCAACCAGAACCCAGGACTCGACCAATGAAATCAATCAAATTGTATCTAAAATTCATCTAGGTATTGAATCTTTACGCCAAAGTAATAGCCAAACACTTAAGCAGTCTGACGACTTACAATTAAAAGCACGTCAATCAAGTGACTCTATGGCAAGCATTCTCGCGTTAGTTGATAACATCAACGACATGACCAGCCAACTTGCCAGTGCAACCGAGCAGCAAGCTATGGTGACTGAAGAGGTTAATATTAATATAAATGCCATTTCAGGCTTAACCCATCAAGTGGTTGCGGCAAATAAATCTAATGAACATGAAGCGAATGAGTTAGAAAAGATAAGCCAAAAAATGGATAACACCCTTAAACAGTTTAAGATTTAACTCGCAAATAACTAATATAACATTGCTTACTTTGATGCCCTGTCGCATTAAGGTATAGTTATTCGTTTTCATTTTCGTCATTAATATGAGTTCAAGCAGTATGTATCAAAAAACGGTGACCATTACAGCGCCACACGGGATCCACACTCGCCCGGCAGCATTACTGGTAAAAGAGGCAAAAAGTTTCGATTGCGATGTCATCGTAGAATGCAACGGTAAGCAAGCTAGCGCTAAAAGCTTATTTAAATTACAGACACTCGGTTTATATCAAGGCGTTGAAGTCACGGTAATCGCCCAGGGCGAACAAGCTCAACAGGCCGTTGAAAGGGTTTCAGAACTACTTATCACCTTAAGCTAAGAGGTTATCATGCAAGTTAATGGCATTGTGGTATCAACAGGTATCGCCTTTGGGCATGCGCTCAATATTACCACCCAGCCTCAACCGCTTGATCTTCGTTTGTTACCCCTTTCTAGTATAGAAACTGAAAAAAAGTCGTTAAACACTGCAATTAGTAAACTGATAAAATACTTACAAGACTGCCAACAACGTGTTTGCCCAAGTTGTGACAATTTTCAACTTATCGATGCCGATATATTGCTACTTGAAGATGATGAGTTATTAACTGACATGCAACAACATATTGTGCAATATCGCGTCAGTGCCGCTGTTGCCATCGATAGAACCTTTAATGATCAAGCGCAAGTCATCGCAGAAATGGCAGACCCTTATCTTGCTAATCGTAGTCAAGATATTTCGTTGCTCGGTCAGCGCCTAATAACCATATTACAGGGTGCTAACCAACACGACTTATCCAAACTGAGCCAAGATACCATCTTATTAGCAGACGATCTTACCCCTGCTGATTTTGCTATGCTGCCACTCGAGTTTATTAAAGGGATAGTGCTAGAGTCTGGCGGTTTAACAAGCCATACCGCCATTCTTGCTCGGTCCGCCGGTATTCCTGCATTACTTAATTGTCCTTGGTCTAGTCAAGATGGTCATATTACAGATGGATCACCGCTGATTTTAGATGCCATGAGTGGTGTTTTATATATCAATCCAATACCGACTGAATTAGCCTCTTTACAGCTAAAACAAGCTCATCACCTTGAGCAACAACAAGCGCTAATGACTTACAAAGATATGCTGAGTCAAACCCTTGATAGCCATCCACTTATATTACGCGCTAACGTCGGTAACCTAAGTGATATCAGCTCATTAATGCAGGTAGGTGCTGAGGGTATTGGCCTGTTTAGAACTGAATTTTTATTGATGAACGCTAAAGCGTTACCGGATGAAAATCAGCAATACAAATTATATTCTGAGGCTATGCACGCACTCAGTGGGCAAATGTTATCGATTAGAACATTTGATGTCGGCGCAGATAAAGAGATCCCCTGTTTACATCAGCACACCGAAGAAAATCCCGCTTTAGGAGTGAGAGGTATTCGTTATAGTTTGCAGCACCCAGAAATGTTTATGGTGCAAATTAAGGCTATTTTACGGGCTGCTAGTCACGGTCAAATTCGGTTAATGTTTCCAATGGTGAGTCAACTTGAAGAGCTGCAACAAGCGCTTGAATTAATTGAGCAAGCTAAACAACAACTGCGTGAACAAGGCGCCCGCTTTGGCTCAGTAGAATATGGCATAGTGGTTGAAACACCCGCTGCCGTATTAGCATTAGCAAGTATGTTACCGTATTTAGATTTTGTCAGTATTGGTAGTAACGACTTAACCCAATATACCCTTGCCGCTGACCGAACTAACCCTAAGCTTGTAAGCAGTTACCCCACTTTGTCTCCTGCGGTAATAAGGCTTATCGCCATGACAATCAGTGACTGTCAAGAGGCTAATGTTAAGGTCTGTTTATGTGGGGAACTGGCAGGAAATGAGCACGTCTTACCTTTATTGATGGGCATGGGATTAAATGAGTTAAGTATTAACCCCAGTAATCTATTAGCGGTAAAATCCCGAGTCATTAATGGTAATTACCAAACATTTTTACAACATGCGCAACTGGTTAAACAACTAAAAACCAATGCAGCCATTGACGAAGCGATAAAAAAGTTTAACTTAGATAATTAACATTAAATCAGTTTAACAATTGCCTTAGTTTAGTGCGCTTTGGCTCTAAGATTGAAGTATTGCTGGGTAATATACAGTACTGAGATAATATAAAGCCCAATACTGAAACAACAAAATAACATACATTCGCCAAAGCTTATGCATAGAGCAAAGCTTAACCATTGGCACCTAATAGGTATAAAGTGATATGCAGTTCGCTGTGTACTATAACCATAAAGATAACGACATCATAAGAGGCTTGTTCTAATGGGATTTTTAAGCCGTATTCGACGACTAATATCAGGTCAAACTGAACTCACTGGCGGCATTGCTATTTTAGCGCCAGTGTCAGGTCAAATTGTACCAATTGAGAAAGTACCCGACGTGGTATTTGCTGAAAAAATTGTAGGTGATGGCATTGCCATTAATCCTGAGGGTGAGTTTATTGTCGCGCCAATTGACGGCACGATTGGTAAAATTTTTGAAACCAACCATGCATTTAGCATTGAATCTGCCCAAGGATTAGAATTGTTTGTCCATTTTGGTGTAGGGACGGTTGAGCTGCGCGGTAATGGCTTTAAGCGCCTTGCGGAAGAAGGCCAACAAGTTAAAGCCGGCGATCCTATATTATCGTTCGACTTGGCTTTTTTACAAGGTCAAGTAGAAAGCTTATTAACCCCTGTAGTACTGGCCAATATGGAAGACATTAAAGGCTTAGATAAATCTCCTCAAGGTTATGTCACCGCCGGTAAAGATGTCATTTTCACTGTGCAGTTGTCTTAATAAAAACGCCACGGGGTGTAACCAATGAATATTAAATGCAGAGCCAGTATCTGCATTTTTGCTTTTATGATTGGGTATATTAAGAATAAATTTTTACATGATTGAATTTTATTCAAATGCACGCCTTTATCTTGTTCAAGCGTAATCACAATGCCACAATACTGACAAAGATTAATGTCATCGATTTATTGCAAAACATAAGTTAACAGGCATGCATTAAAACACTTTCATTTACAACATTTTGCAGCCTAACAAATAACAAACAATGTCGCTGAGGGAGTATTCAGGTTGAAGTTATATGGTATCAAGAATTGCGACACGGTTCGTAAAGCGCGTAAATGGTTAGACGCCAACAAAATACAACATCAATTCCATGACTTTCGTGAACAGGGCTTAGATCAAGATACTGTCGCTAAATGGTGTCAAACCTTGGGATGGGAAACCGTATTTAATAAACGTAGCACCAGCTTTAGAAGCTTAGATGACGCGCAAAAATCAGATTTGACCGAGCAAAAAGCAATTGCATTAATGCTACAACACCCTACCCTGATCAAGCGTCCGGTGTTAGATAATCATTCAACTATTATGGCTGGCTTTAAAGAAGCTGACTATCAAGCGTGGTTTACCAAATGAGTCAAGTTATCGATTTAGCCAAAGATTTACTATCACGCAAATCAGTTACCCCACTTGATGAAGGCTGCCAATCGCTTATGGCTGAACGTCTTAGCAAGGTCGGATTTAATATTGAGTCGATGGTATTTCACGACACCACCAATTTATGGGCACGTCGCGGTACTGAGTCACCGGTTTTTTGTTTTGCGGGCCACACCGATGTAGTACCAACAGGCGATTTAAATCGCTGGCATACCCCGCCATTTGAGCCAACCGTAATAGACGGTTACTTACATGGTCGCGGCGCCGCTGACATGAAAGGATCATTAGCTGCTATGGTCGTCGCCACTGAACGCTTTGTTGCTAAACATCCCGATCATAAAGGCTCTATTGCCTACCTGATCACCAGTGATGAAGAAGGCCCATTTATTAATGGCACCCCAAAAGTCATCGAAACCTTAGAAGCGCGTAACGAAAAAATTACCTGGGCATTAGTGGGCGAGCCTTCATCGACACATAAACTCGGTGACGTCGTTAAAAATGGCCGTCGTGGAAGCTTAACGGGCAATTTAACCGTTAAGGGCATTCAAGGCCATGTGGCCTATCCTCACCTTGCAGATAACCCTATTCATAAAGCCACTCCTGCATTAACTGAGCTGGCACAAATGCACTGGGATAGCGGCAATGAGTTTTTCCCGCCAACCAGTTTTCAAATAGCCAATATTAATGGCGGCACAGGGGCATCTAATGTGATCCCGGGTGATCTTCAAGTGATGTTTAACTTCCGTTACTCAACCGAAGTGACCGCCGAAATATTAATACAACGGGTGTTAAGTATTCTTGATGCCCATGGTTTAGATTACGATATTAACTGGGTATTCAACGGACTGCCTTTTTTAACCGGTAACGGCCCATTATTAGAAGCGACCAAACAAAGCATTCGCGAAATTACCGGTTATGATACAGATCCACAAACAACCGGTGGCACATCCGATGGCCGCTTTATCGCGCCAACTGGCGCTCAAGTTATCGAGCTTGGTCCGGTTAACGCAACCATTCATAAAGTAAATGAGTCTGTGAATATCGCCGACCTTGAGCTACTGACGTTATGTTATGAGCGAATACTGGAAAAACTGTTGTGCGACTAGAGCCTATTACAGATTCAAGCATTAACAAAAATGCATTAGCGATCTCACATCCTCACCTTTATGGCTTGGATGAGGCAAATTTAGTTAAGTTTGAATCTGTTTTATTACAACCAGAAGCCGCAAAAGCATTTTCGACTATGCGTGATGCGGCAAAGCGCCAAGGTATTGATATGGCGATATGCTCAGCTTATCGCAGCTTTGATAAGCAATTATCAATTTGGAATGCCAAAGCTACCGGTAAGCGGCCACTGCTTGATAAACAACATCAACTGCTTCATTTTGAATCCTTATCATCGCAGCAAATTATCGATTCAATTTTAATTTGGTCTGCACTCCCTGGTGCATCTAGGCACCATTGGGGAACAGATATTGACGTATACGACCCCAGCAAAATCAGTCATGAAGCATTACAGCTGGTTGCTGCTGAATATCAAGCCAATGGCCCTTGCCATGCGTTATACTTGTGGTTGCAACAACATGCTCACAAATTTGGCTTTTACTTCCCTTTTCAGCAAGGAAAAAGCGGAGTGAGTACCGAGGAGTGGCATTTAAGTTATTTCCCTGTTGCCAGTCATTACACTGAGGCGTTTTTATGCAAGGATTTATTTAAGGTTTTCGAACACGCGGAATTTGAATTAAAAGCCCCCGTACTCGCTAGGTTAGAAGAGCTTGTTGCCCATTACGTTAAATTTGTAGTAAGTGTACCAGCCTAGCTAACCTTTATTGAGGTCGATAAGCCAAGATAGCTTCTAGGCCTTTCCGAGTGAGCCCCTTACGAGTAATTGCTTTAGTCGTGCGTTGAATTAACATTCTTAGCAGTGCATAGGCTAATATCAGCGAACAACCATAGTTATCCCATTTTTATTTACTGAGTCTTATTATGTTATCCAGTTCAAAGCATTGTTTAATTGACCAACAGCCGCTGCATTACACTGACATTGGCCAAGGTGATGTCATTGTATTATTACATGGCTTATTTGCTAATCGACAAATCTGGCAAGCTCAACTACAAAGTCTAAGTCAGCACTATCGATGTATTGCGATTGACTTATGGGGCCACGGTGACAGTAAAAGTATACCTGCCACCACCAAAAACTTACTTGATGTTGCACAACACATTGCGTCCGCTTTAGCGGAGTTAAATATCGAGAAGTACCATATTATTGGCCACGGTTGCGGCGGTGCGATTGCTGCAGAAATGGTGCTAAACGCTCCTGCAAAAGTACAATCGCTGGTAATGATCAACGCATTTATAGGCTTCGAGCCAGAAGTAAACTGTGTTAAGTACCAACAATGGCTTGATATTATGAACGAGACTAAAACCATCACCCGCGAATTAGCAGATACCATTAGCCCGTTAATGTTTGCTAAAACAAACCAAGATAAGGCTGCTGTTGAGCTACTTAGCCAACAACTGCAAAATATTGATAGCCAGCAAGTGCCGGTATTAAGTCGTTTTGCCCATATGGCAATATTTAAGCGCGATACCATGGAGTTAGTGGAACAATTTACCCTACCAACACTGGTGATAGTTGGTCTGGAAAACCATTTACGCACCGTATTAGAGAGCTACCTGATGAGTGATGAGATTAGCGGCGCAAAACTTCACCATGTGCAGCTTGCAGGCCATTTAGCCATGCAAGAAAAAGCGGATGAGATAAATCAATTATTGATTAACTTTTATCAGTAATTGATCCACTCTGCTTATATTAACCATAAAACCAGTAACACACACTGATGGCGGCAATAATGCCGCCTAAGTCAGCCGCTAAACCACAGCCTAATGCATGACGACCGTTTCGAATACCTACCGAACCAAAATAAACCGCCAACACATAAAAGGTGGTTTCAGTACTGCCTTGAAAAATAGCCGCTAAACGCCCAGCAAAGGAGTCAACCCCATGATGTTCCATGGTTTCTAGCATCATAGCCCTAGCACCTGAGCCGCTAAATGGCTTCATAATGGCGGTCGGCATAGCATCAATAAACCGTGTGTCGTAACCCAGCATAGACACTAAACTAGCCAGCCCTTGTAATACATAATCTAACGCACCCGATGCCCGTAATAATCCAATAGCCAACAACATAGCTAATAGGTAAGGAATTAATTGTACCGCCTGATTAAAGCCGCCTTTTGCACCGTCAATAAACTCATCGTATATTTCGACTTTTTTAATTCCCGCCACTATCACAAAACTCATTACCAGTAATAATAAAATGCCATTACCTAATACACTTGAGACTTGACCGATGGCTTCTGCGCTTAAGCTTAATAAGTAAAACATCGACGCCATAATCAGCGACAACAATAAAGCAGCATAGGCTAAAATAACGCTGTTAAATAATGAAATGCGTTGCACGATTGCCACCACTAATAAACCGACGATTGTTGAGGCACAAGTGGCTAATAAAATAGGTAAAAAAATCTCAGCGGGCGATGCTGCGCCCTGTTGTGCTCGATATAAAAATACCGTGACAGGCACTAAGGTTACCGAAGAAGTATTCAGTACTAAGAAAAGAATTTGAGCATTAGTCGCCACGGTTTTATTCGGATTTAGGCTTTGTAAATCTTGCATGGCTTTTAAGCCAAGCGGCGTAGCTGCATTGTCTAATCCAAGCATATTGGCGGTTAAATTCATGCTAATGCTGCCATAAGCAGGATGTCCACGCGGAACATCAGGCATTAGTTTGCACAATAATGGCTCAAACAATTTAGCAAATAAGCCCACTACACCGGCTTTTTCACCTACCTGCATTAATCCCATCCAAAGGGCTAATACACCAATCAACCCTATGGATATTTCAGCGGCGAGTTTGGCGCTGGCAAAAAGCGCACTCACAGAATCACTTAATACGGTCACATTGCCAGATAATAACTGCAATACGATAGCAATTGCTGCAACAATGAAAAAACCTAACCACACTCGATTTAGCACATAATCTCCCTTTGCTTGGCAAATTTACTTTGAACCGTTTAACGCATTTGTCGCGACTAGTTTATATCGCTGAATAACCAAGCTGATACATTCCATGATATTATCTTGGCAATTATGCCACGTGAGTAAACAATGTCTGCATTATGGTTCAATTAAATCCAAATTTTATCAAACACATTAGTGATGAATTACCCAAGCACCTTTCTCTGGATGAATTTATCGCCATCTGTGACAAACCGCTACGAAAATCGATTCGAGTCAATACATTAAAAATCACTAGCGCTGAGTTCGTGCAGTTAATGCAACATAAAGGCTGGCAATTTGACCCCATACCTTGGTGTGATGATGGTTTTTGGATTAATGTCGATGACGAGCAACAACTCGGTAATTTGGTTGAACATATTCAAGGGCTGTTTTATATACAAGAAGCCAGTTCAATGCTTCCTCCGACCGCTTTATTTGATGGTATTTTATCGCCTGAGCTCATTTTAGATGTTGCTTCAGCTCCTGGTTCAAAAACCACTCAGATAGCGGCATTAATGCATAATAAAGGCTTGTTAGTCGCCAATGAATATTCCGCTAGTCGAGTTAAAGTGCTGCACGCCAATGTGCTTCGTATGGGCGCGAGTAATGTGGCGTTAACCCATTTTGACGGCCGAGTATTTGGCGAATATATGTATGACACTTTTGATGCTATTTTGTTAGACGCCCCCTGTGGTGGTGAAGGGACGGTTCGCAAAGATGCTAATGCATTAAAAAATTGGGATATAAACGATGTAACGGCAATCGCGGATACCCAAAAGGATCTTATTGAAGCGGCTTTTCTCGCGTTAAAGACTGGTGGCACCTTGGTGTACTCAACGTGCACATTGAGCCAATTAGAGAATCAGCATATTTGTTATCATTTACAGCAAACGTATCCTGATGCGGTAGAGTTTGTGCCATTGAATGATTTATTCCCCAATGCGCAAGCCGCCTGTACTCCAGAAGGCTTCTTACATGTATGGCCACAAATTTTTGATAGTGAGGGCTTCTTCGTTGCTAAAATCCGTAAAATCGCCCCGATTGAACGAATTAAAAAACAGCCTAAACTGCAAAAAAACTTTCCGTTTAGCATTGCAACAGATAAACAAACTGAAGCCTTAAGCGACTATTTATTAAGTCATTTTGATATCGACTTGCCCCATGAGACTTCTGTCATGCAAAGAGACGATGAGTTTTGGCTATTCCCAAATCAATTTATGCCAATGGTAGGAAAAATGCGTTTCCAACGGATTGGTCTTAAGCTTGCTGATGCGTTAAAAAAAGGCTTTAAGGTCAGACATGAAGCTATCATAGCTTTAGTAGGTTCCACCCTAAACAATCAAAATTGCATTGAGTTAACATCACTACAAGCACAACAGTTTTTGATGGGTAGAGATATTGAAACGGCCAGTTTTAGCCCTGAGCGACAACAGTGGCTCAATCAACATGCACACGGCGAAATGTTAGTTAGTCATCATCAATGTGCATTAGGCGTTGTTAAGCACTTAGGCCATAGACTGAAGAACAATCTGCCACGTGAATTGGTTAGAGACAAAGTGGCTTACACATAATAGCGCTTGTAGCATTCTACTACTGGCACTTGAAACACATGCTCTAAAAACACAGCTACCTAAAGCAAAAAGCCTGAAATTATTCAGGCTTTTTTGCTTTTTCATAGTCGACTAATTATATGATAAATAATGCGTTTACTTAATCACGCTAAAAATATTACCGTAAACAACAAATTAATGATGTTTTTTTAAGCAAAAATTGGAAGTAATGACTATAATTTGTGCAGAGATTAAATCCTCAACTCTAGCGCACGGCTCTGTAAAGAGCCATTTCCCTAGGCCCAAGACAATCGGATCGTTTTGGGTCTTTTTTTTGCCAAAAAATAACCATTTAAACAATGCATAATCTTGTTTAACGACCGATCAACTTCCCGGCATCCTTAAACAAATTAAAGAAGTTCTCTGAAGTGTAGTCCGCCAGATCTTGATACTTTTCACCGCGAAGCTCTGCAACAAACTCTGCAACATCACGAACATAAGCTGGTTGGTTTTCTTGGCCGCGATGTGGCACAGGCGCAAGATAAGGGGAATCTGTTTCAACCAATAATCTATCTTTTGGGACTTTACGGATCACGCTACGTAGCTCACCGGCATTTTTAAAAGTGACAATACCCGAGACTGAAATATAAAAACCCAAATCCATTGCGGCTTTGGCCATTTCCCATGTTTCTGTAAAACAATGGAGCACCCCTGCCACTTTGTCAGCTTGACCATTTTTAAGCATGGCTATAGTGTCTTCTCTGGCATCACGAGTATGGACAATAAGGGGTTTATTGACTTCAACAGCTAAGGCAATTTGTTGTTCAAAACATTGTTGTTGCAGAATTTTAGTTTCATCGGCATAAAAATAATCTAAACCTGTTTCACCAATCGCAATCACTTTAGGATCGGTGGCAAAACGTCTAATTTGATCAACATCTAAGCCTTCTTTAACATCTAAGGGATGCACCCCTGATGATAAAAAAATATTATCAAACTGCGCTACTTTATCGCGCATTTGTTCAAAACCTTGCTGGCGCACATTCACACACAATAGATAATCCACCCCTTGGGCTTTGGCGTTATCCATAATAATTTGTAACGAGGCTTGATCTGGCGCCGCTTTTAAACGGTCCAGGTGACAATGTGAATCAATTAGCATAATAACAGACGAGAATTAGATAAATGGGATGCAGAGGATACCGAGCTACATGGTAC encodes the following:
- a CDS encoding methyl-accepting chemotaxis protein, with product MIASLRQLTILKRLFIMLILAAIGTVCFGSFSVKEQYDNLVNEKYHQLAGNIVQFNATVEELASQNTPSLTIVAILDAINQQAQNPIYLLDNNKKLLSPSTDVFFANADITKITDINGNLSLNAMLDLAKRQGLSNGSITFTINGHSQTRLLSIKYDNRQQHYVLSYADNDSINTALKSIIIDYLIIMMMISLPIFIFFLLLNHSITQPINIAIKTMRDIAAGEGDLRQRLDENGKDEVSELAKAFNLFVVKIANVVAELNPICNQLNINANELLKAVSTSQQSSQNVNQETQSVAAAIHEMLTTTQDMARNTQQTAENANKVTVEAKHGQQLMLSTVVQSEALGNELQHNVQVSESLSLASNEISSILDVIKAIADQTNLLALNAAIEAARAGSHGRGFAVVADEVRALATRTQDSTNEINQIVSKIHLGIESLRQSNSQTLKQSDDLQLKARQSSDSMASILALVDNINDMTSQLASATEQQAMVTEEVNININAISGLTHQVVAANKSNEHEANELEKISQKMDNTLKQFKI
- a CDS encoding HPr family phosphocarrier protein; translation: MYQKTVTITAPHGIHTRPAALLVKEAKSFDCDVIVECNGKQASAKSLFKLQTLGLYQGVEVTVIAQGEQAQQAVERVSELLITLS
- the ptsP gene encoding phosphoenolpyruvate--protein phosphotransferase; the encoded protein is MQVNGIVVSTGIAFGHALNITTQPQPLDLRLLPLSSIETEKKSLNTAISKLIKYLQDCQQRVCPSCDNFQLIDADILLLEDDELLTDMQQHIVQYRVSAAVAIDRTFNDQAQVIAEMADPYLANRSQDISLLGQRLITILQGANQHDLSKLSQDTILLADDLTPADFAMLPLEFIKGIVLESGGLTSHTAILARSAGIPALLNCPWSSQDGHITDGSPLILDAMSGVLYINPIPTELASLQLKQAHHLEQQQALMTYKDMLSQTLDSHPLILRANVGNLSDISSLMQVGAEGIGLFRTEFLLMNAKALPDENQQYKLYSEAMHALSGQMLSIRTFDVGADKEIPCLHQHTEENPALGVRGIRYSLQHPEMFMVQIKAILRAASHGQIRLMFPMVSQLEELQQALELIEQAKQQLREQGARFGSVEYGIVVETPAAVLALASMLPYLDFVSIGSNDLTQYTLAADRTNPKLVSSYPTLSPAVIRLIAMTISDCQEANVKVCLCGELAGNEHVLPLLMGMGLNELSINPSNLLAVKSRVINGNYQTFLQHAQLVKQLKTNAAIDEAIKKFNLDN
- the crr gene encoding PTS glucose transporter subunit IIA, whose product is MGFLSRIRRLISGQTELTGGIAILAPVSGQIVPIEKVPDVVFAEKIVGDGIAINPEGEFIVAPIDGTIGKIFETNHAFSIESAQGLELFVHFGVGTVELRGNGFKRLAEEGQQVKAGDPILSFDLAFLQGQVESLLTPVVLANMEDIKGLDKSPQGYVTAGKDVIFTVQLS
- a CDS encoding ArsC family reductase; the encoded protein is MKLYGIKNCDTVRKARKWLDANKIQHQFHDFREQGLDQDTVAKWCQTLGWETVFNKRSTSFRSLDDAQKSDLTEQKAIALMLQHPTLIKRPVLDNHSTIMAGFKEADYQAWFTK
- the dapE gene encoding succinyl-diaminopimelate desuccinylase translates to MSQVIDLAKDLLSRKSVTPLDEGCQSLMAERLSKVGFNIESMVFHDTTNLWARRGTESPVFCFAGHTDVVPTGDLNRWHTPPFEPTVIDGYLHGRGAADMKGSLAAMVVATERFVAKHPDHKGSIAYLITSDEEGPFINGTPKVIETLEARNEKITWALVGEPSSTHKLGDVVKNGRRGSLTGNLTVKGIQGHVAYPHLADNPIHKATPALTELAQMHWDSGNEFFPPTSFQIANINGGTGASNVIPGDLQVMFNFRYSTEVTAEILIQRVLSILDAHGLDYDINWVFNGLPFLTGNGPLLEATKQSIREITGYDTDPQTTGGTSDGRFIAPTGAQVIELGPVNATIHKVNESVNIADLELLTLCYERILEKLLCD
- a CDS encoding M15 family metallopeptidase, translating into MNKNALAISHPHLYGLDEANLVKFESVLLQPEAAKAFSTMRDAAKRQGIDMAICSAYRSFDKQLSIWNAKATGKRPLLDKQHQLLHFESLSSQQIIDSILIWSALPGASRHHWGTDIDVYDPSKISHEALQLVAAEYQANGPCHALYLWLQQHAHKFGFYFPFQQGKSGVSTEEWHLSYFPVASHYTEAFLCKDLFKVFEHAEFELKAPVLARLEELVAHYVKFVVSVPA
- a CDS encoding alpha/beta fold hydrolase, which produces MLSSSKHCLIDQQPLHYTDIGQGDVIVLLHGLFANRQIWQAQLQSLSQHYRCIAIDLWGHGDSKSIPATTKNLLDVAQHIASALAELNIEKYHIIGHGCGGAIAAEMVLNAPAKVQSLVMINAFIGFEPEVNCVKYQQWLDIMNETKTITRELADTISPLMFAKTNQDKAAVELLSQQLQNIDSQQVPVLSRFAHMAIFKRDTMELVEQFTLPTLVIVGLENHLRTVLESYLMSDEISGAKLHHVQLAGHLAMQEKADEINQLLINFYQ
- a CDS encoding nucleoside recognition domain-containing protein is translated as MLNRVWLGFFIVAAIAIVLQLLSGNVTVLSDSVSALFASAKLAAEISIGLIGVLALWMGLMQVGEKAGVVGLFAKLFEPLLCKLMPDVPRGHPAYGSISMNLTANMLGLDNAATPLGLKAMQDLQSLNPNKTVATNAQILFLVLNTSSVTLVPVTVFLYRAQQGAASPAEIFLPILLATCASTIVGLLVVAIVQRISLFNSVILAYAALLLSLIMASMFYLLSLSAEAIGQVSSVLGNGILLLLVMSFVIVAGIKKVEIYDEFIDGAKGGFNQAVQLIPYLLAMLLAIGLLRASGALDYVLQGLASLVSMLGYDTRFIDAMPTAIMKPFSGSGARAMMLETMEHHGVDSFAGRLAAIFQGSTETTFYVLAVYFGSVGIRNGRHALGCGLAADLGGIIAAISVCYWFYG